DNA from Chryseomicrobium sp. FSL W7-1435:
AACAAGCGAAAGGGTTTTTCTATCTAGACGTACTAGCTGAATCATGTTTAAATAAATACGCATGTTGGTATACTGAAAGAAATACATAGTTCCGAAAGTGGGGAATCAAAATGGACAAAAGCCGTTTTGTATGGGGCTTATTGACAGGTGCAACGACTGCTGCTGCTGCAATCCTGTTAACTGCTCCGAAAAGTGGTCCGGAAGTTCGCTCTCAATTACGCGCAACTTCGACAACAGTAAAATTTGAAATGAGTGATTTAAAAACTCAATTTCAAGAAGTGAAAAACTCTATACAACATTTAATCACTACCGCTAAAGAAGTCACACCAGAAGCCATGCAGGGCATGAAAGAAAGTGTCGATACGTGGCAACGTGAAACAGCGCCTATTCAAGCTAAAATCAAACAAGATCTTGAAGCCATCCAGAAATCTATGGATGAAATTCAACAGGCCTTACCTAAAAAAACTGACAGTCAAGCTGGCTAAATCTTGAAACTAAGATTAAAACCAGTAATTGAACTCGTATAGCTTGGAACATAAGTGGAGTGGAGGGGCTGACTCCAGTGGGATCAAAAGTCGAAACGTGAGACCCCGCAGGAGCTTGCGACGAGGAGGCTCACGGCGCGCCCACGGAACGCAGCCCCGGAATGGAACTCAGCGTTAACTAAATCAGTAGATTCTCTAATCCAACTTAGAGAACCTACTGTTTTTTTGTTCAACCTCTTTTGTCTTACGATTTCTTTACTCATAGATTACCTCTAATATTTTTTATTGAATAGTATTGTACACACATTTCCGTTTCTGCTCTTCCCTTGTTATACTACTAAGTAGAAGAAGTTCGTGCTTGTACTACAGCCTGTTTGAATCATCTCCAGGTATAAAAATTTCTCAAAGAAGGTGGCGAACCCTATGTCAGAAAATTATTCTCTAAAAGAAGCAATGATTTTTAGTCAACGACTCGGCCAATTATCTAAAGCGCTCTGGAAAGCTGTTGAAAAAGATTGGCAGACCTGGATCAAGCCGTATGATTTAAATATCAATGAACACCATATCCTTTGGATTGCTTACCATTTAAAAGGCGCCACCATTTCTGACATTGCCAAATTTGGTGTCATGCATGTTTCTACAGCATTTAATTTCTCTAAAAAGCTGGAGCAACGTGAATTATTAGCCTTTTCTAAGAGAGAAGACGATAAACGGAATA
Protein-coding regions in this window:
- a CDS encoding HTH-type transcriptional regulator Hpr; this translates as MSENYSLKEAMIFSQRLGQLSKALWKAVEKDWQTWIKPYDLNINEHHILWIAYHLKGATISDIAKFGVMHVSTAFNFSKKLEQRELLAFSKREDDKRNTYVTVTEKGANLLEEMYENYHNTSHSVIEGSLPIKQLYGRFPEFMDMMAVIRNIYGDDFMDIFERSLANIEKEFEFDDKDASANK
- a CDS encoding YtxH domain-containing protein — its product is MDKSRFVWGLLTGATTAAAAILLTAPKSGPEVRSQLRATSTTVKFEMSDLKTQFQEVKNSIQHLITTAKEVTPEAMQGMKESVDTWQRETAPIQAKIKQDLEAIQKSMDEIQQALPKKTDSQAG